The genomic segment TGGCACGCTCTGACCTTGTCGTGCAGCTATCACCACTGGCTCCGGCCAACTCGCGTTCGGAAGCAAGAATGGGCCGAGGCGACAGCGCAACCATCGATCTGGCGCCATTCGTGGTCGCCGGAAGGATCAAAGGGCCTTCTGGCCAGATCCATACCGATGCCTCCGGGCGAATCATCAAAGGCGTGACGCTCTCGCTGGGCGGCGCCTGCATCTCGCGAAAGCAGATGGGTCGCCGCTTCCCCAACTTCAGTGTTCTATCCGTTCCATCAGGACATAGCCTGGACGAGTCGACGGTATTCGGCACCGTGATAAGCGGAATCCAGATCGGATTCTCATTCTCCGAACATGATCGTGACTGCATGACCCAGCTCAGGTTCAGCTGGCCCGGCGAGCGCTTCTGATCCCGCCTTGTCGTCGGTAGTGCTGGACACGCATCACGCGCGTGCACCGTTCGTTGGTTTTTCGTAAAGAAGGTTTCATGTTCCGTTCGCATAGTGGCCATGCACCGCGCATGCATGCCGGTGACCACCCCCAATGCAACGGACCACCATGCAGACCCGACACCTGACGATCGCCGTGGCGATCGCGCTTTCCGCCGCCAGCGCCCATGCCGCCACCGTGGCCGATGCCGGCGCCAATGCCAGCACCGATGCCGCACTGAGCGCGCAGACGCTGGATACCGTCTCCGTGATCGGCCAGGGCGAGACCCGCCAGGTGCAGCGCATCACCGCGGTCGACAAGCAGGTGCTGCCGCCGGGTACCAGCGGCCAGAAGATCCTCGACCGCCTGCCCGGCGTGTCGGTGCAGTCCAACGATGCCTTCGGTGCCAACGAAGAATCGCAGACGATCAGCCTGCGTGGCTTCGACAAGAGCCGCCTCGGCTACACGCTGGACGGCATCCCGCTGGGCGACAACAGCTACGGCAACTACAACGGCCTGAGCATCGCCCGCGCGATCATCGCCGAGAACCTGGCCGGCGCCGAACTGTCGCAGGGCATCGGTTCGCTGGGCGTAGCCTCGACCAGCAACCTGGGTGGCACCATCCAGTACTTCTCGATGGATCCGTCCACCGAGTTCGGCGGCCGCGCCAGCGTCACCGTGGGTGACAACAACCAGCGCCGTGGTTACCTGCGCGTGGATACCGGGGACATCAACGGCTTCTCGGCCTACGTGTCCGGCGTGCACCAGGACCAGGACATGTGGGCCGCGCCGCACCAGAACCAGACCACGCGCCAGTTCAACGCCAAGGCGGTCTGGAATGTCGGCGACCACCGCTTCGGTGCGTTCGTGGCGACCTCGCGTGCCAGCCAGGCCAACTACGCCTACCTGTCCAAGGACATGCTGGCCCGCGGCCTGGGCTATGACTGGAACATCTACGCGCCGGACTGGGATCGCGCCGTGGCCGCCGCGTATTGCGCGCCCGGTACCTTCAATGCTTCGAAGTGCAAATTCAGCGGCAATGTCCGCAGCATCGACGACGCCTACTATCAGAGCCGTGCGCTGCGTGACGACAACCTGTACTCGGTGGATGCCGACCTGCGCCTGGGCGAGCAGGGCCGCCTGAAGCTGCTGGCCTACCATCATGACAACCGTGGCCAGGGCCACTGGTGGGCGCCGGGCCAGCCGTCCTACCCGGGTACCGACAAGATGCTGCCGATCTCGATCCGCAGCACCAACTACACCATCAACCGCGATGGCCTGACCGCCGCGCTGTCGTGGACGGTGGGCATCCACGAGCTGGAAGCCGGCCTGTGGTTCGAGCAGAACGACCATAACGTCTCGCGCAACTTCTACTACATCAGCGGCCCGTTCCTGGACGACCTGTACCTGAAGAACCCGGACCGCCTGCTGTTCAACCAGGACTTCGACATCCGCACGCGCCAGTTCTACGTGCAGGACCGCATGCGCTTCCTGGACCAGCGCCTGACCGTGGACGTCGGCATCAAGAGCCCGAACACCCGCATGCGCGCCACCGCCAACCCGGGCGTGGAGACCAGCATCGCCTCGGGCACGCTGACCGCCAAGGAATCGGTGCTGCCGCAGGTCGGCCTTGGCTTCAAGCTCAACGCCAACAACGAGCTGTTCGCTTCGTACGCCGAGAACATTGCTGCCTTCGTCGGCGGCGGCAGCGGCGGCCCGCTGCAGGTCTCGCCGGAATCGTTCGCGGCCAGCGCCGGGCTGGAGCCGGAAAAGTCCAAGAGCCTGGAAGCCGGCTTCCGCACCTTCGGCGAGAAGTACCAGGCGTCCATCGCCGCCTACAACGTGAAGTTCGACAACCGCCTGCTGTCGCTGAACCCTTGCTCGAGCATCGAGGTGGGTACGCGTCCGGAGTGCGTGACGCGCTTCATCAACGTCGGCTCGGTGAAGAGCCACGGCGCGGAGCTGACCTTCATCCTCAAGCCGATCGACGGCCTGCAGTGGTACAACGCGCTGTCCTGGAACAAGACCACCTACGAGGATGACTACACCTCGGGCGGTGCGATCGTGCCAGTGGCCGGCAAGATCACCGTGGACACGCCGCAGCGCATGGCCTCCAGTGAAATCAGCTGGAACCGTGATGGTTTCTTCGCCAGCCTGCGCGCCAAGTACACCGGCAAGCGCTACTACACCTACACCAACGATCAGTCGGTGCCGGGCGTGACCACCTTCGACGCCGGTGCAGGCTACGACTTCGGCCCGGGCTTCGGCCTGCGCAACGTGCGGGTGTCGTTGAACGCGACCAACCTGACCAACAAGCGCTATGCCGGCCAGCTGAGCTCGTTCGCACCGACCGATCCGAACGGCACGCGTTATGCGATCCATGCAAGCGCGCCGCGTCAGGTGTTCATGACGGTGGCGGCGGAGTTCTAAGTCAGAAGCGTTGCCCCGCGGCGTCTTGATTGTCATCGCGGGGCAGGGCCGGATGGGCCGGCGCAGGACACGCCGTAAACCCATCCTTGGGGGCTCGATGGCGCCTTGCTCGCGTGCGCTGTCCTGCGCACACGGCAAGACCGGGGTTGGGCGTCCTGCCCAACCCGCCAGTCGCATGCGACTGGCCCATGGCGCCAACGGTCCTGCGCCGGCCCATCCAACCCTGCTCGAAGGTTTCCCGCGCCACGGTGCGGAAGGCAAAGAGGAGCAAAAGCAAAGAGCCGGGCATTGCCCGGCTCTTTGCTTTTCAAGCGCAATCCTTCGGCGTACCTGCTACCGCGCCCGCGGGAAACTGTCTGGAGGAGGCGGGGCACCCTGGCCAGGACCGTTGGCGCCATGGATGGCGCCATCGAGCACCATGGAGGGGCTTTTGCGTGTCCTGGCCAGGGTGCCCCGCCTCCTCCCCACCGATAGCAGGCAGGCGCTGGCGGGTCCGCCAACGCATTTCATTCCGGCGCCAGCTGGTCCATCCGTATCCGGTTGGCGAACAACGAGAACGCCAGCATGCCGGCCAGTCCGTTCGCCCGGCTCACCCAGTGCGGCAGCCAGCGCGGTGGCTTCAGCACCCCACTCTCGAACAGCGGCGCGAACGCGATCGCATCGGTCAGGCTCATCTTGCCGGCGAACAACCAGCGGCAGACCTGCAGCCGGTCTTCGGCCAGCATATGGCGGAAGAAGGTGTGCACCGACACCAGGCCACGCAGGTACACCGTGTCCTTGGTGAAGGCCAGGCCACCGCTGGGCGGTACGCCGCGGAACACGCGTTGCGCCGAGGCGAAACTTTCTTCGGTGTTCTGCCCGGCATCGCAGAAATAGCGGAACACCTCGATGAAATCGGCGCCTTCGCGCGCCATCGCAATCGCTTCGGTACGCAGGCTGATGCGTTTCAGGCGCTCGATGTCGATGCTGCCGGTGATCTGTTCGGCGAACGTTGCCAACCCTTCCTGGGTCGCGGTCACCCGCGGCGACGACAGCGCCAGGCTCGGCAGCACCGGCTGTTCGCGGCCGTTCAATGCGGTCAGCGAATGCACCAGTGCTTCATGGTGGAACAGCTGCGCGCGGTCGTAGGCGCTGAAACGCGCACTGGTGCGCAGGCGGATGCGGGTCGGGCCGGCAGCCGCCTTGGAGACCAGCTCCGGATCCAGCTGCACCTGGATGATGCGCGATTCGAAGAAGGCATCGAGGTCGTTCTGCAGCTGCAGTTGCAGGGCAATGGCCGACACCGGCACCTGCTCTTCCGGCGCCAGCAGTTCGTGGTCCAGTTCGGCGGCAATCTGGATGAAGTGCCGCGCCGCTTCGCGCGTGCTCGGGCCATTGCCCGGCAGCGGCTGCTCGGGCGCGCCGAACAGCTGCACCGAACAGGTATCGACGGCGGCGGTGCCCAGCCCCTCCAGCAGCTGCGCGGCCAGGTCCCAGCTCTGCGCCGACTGCCGCACGTAATGACCGAGTGGATGGCTGTCGTCGCAGTCGGCGGCGATCGCGGCCAGCGCGCTGCGCTCCTCGCTGAAATCCAACCGCGGATAGTCCACCTTCGGCAGCACCGGCTGGCCGCGCGCCACGCTGTCCAGGAACGGTGCCTGCACCGTCGCCGGCCAGCTGGTCAGGCCCAGCAGGCGGATGCCACCCACGGCCTCGACCAGGCGCGCATCGAGCGCTGCATGGTGGGCCACCTCACGGTCCAGCGTCGCGGTCGGTTCCATGCGCGGACTATAACGCCCAGCCCGCGCGTTGGTAGCTGCCAACCTTGGTTGGCACCCCCCGCAGGCGGGCGTCGGACATATTCCGTGCCAACCAAGGTTGGCACCTACCAAGGGCAGGCAGAGGCGGGCTTCGGATCCATTCGTGCCAACCAAGGTTGGCACCTACCAGAAACGGCTCAACGCCGGCGTGGCTTGCCCGCCGGGCGGAACTGCTGGCCCTTGCCCTTCCTGCCGCCGCGCTCCTGCGCGGTCTCGGCCTGGCGCACCGCCAGCTTGGCGGCCGCGGCGGCCACTTCTTCCTTCAGCTTGAAGTAGTTCAGCAGCCGGCTCTCTTCGATCTCACCGGCGTCGATCGCTGCGCGCACGGCGCAGCCCGGCTCCTGCTGATGCTTGCAGTCGTTGAAGCGGCACTGTGCGGCAAGTGCTTCGATATCGGCGAAGCCGCCCTCGGACAGCGTTTCTTCGCCGGTCGGTTTCAACTCGCGCATGCCGGGGGTGTCGATCAGGCAGGCACCGGTCGGCAGCGGCATCAGCGCGCGATGGGTGGTGGTGTGGCGGCCACGCGAGTCGTTGGCGCGCACCGCATTGGTCTTCATCCGCTGCTCGCCAAGCAGGGTGTTGGTCAACGTGGACTTGCCGGCACCGGAAGAACCGACCAGCACCACCGTGCGGCCCGGGCCCAGCCACGGCTGCAGCACCGCCACGCTGTCGGCATCCAGGCCGTTGATCGCATGCAGCGCGATGCCCTGCATCTCCAGTTCTTCCAGCACCGCCAGTGCGTCTTCGCTGTATTCGGTCTGGTCGGCCTTGGTCAGCACCACCACCGGTTCGGCACCACCGCCGCCAACCAGCAGCAGGTAGCGTTCGATACGGCGCGGATTGAAGTCGGCGTCCAGGCCGCAGACGATGAACACCGTATCGATGTTGGCCGCGATCACCTGCTGGTGGTAATGCTCGCCGGCCGCACCGCGCTTGATCGCGGTCCGGCGCGGCAGCAGGGCGACGATCCGGATGCCATCAAGCAGCACCCAGTCGCCCACCGCCGGCCGCTCATGGCTGGGGAAGCGCGGGCGCTGCCATTCCGGCAGCGACTCGGCTTTGATCGATGCATCCGGGCCGTCGGCCACCACGTAATGGGTGCGGTGCTGTTCGATCACCCGCGCCGGGCGGGCCTGCGGATGGGCAGCCATCGCGGCCTGCCAGTCGGCCTGCTGCGCCGGGCCCGGCCAGGGCCAGCCGATGGTCTGCAGGGCGGTGAAATCGGGGGTCTGGGTCATCGCCGCCATTCTAACCGGCCCGATGCCCTGCCAGCCCAGCAACGGCAGGCCCGCGCCCTTGCCATGCATTGCAGCAATTCCGGTAGGATGGAAACCCCATGCCTTTTGACGGCCCAGCCCCCATGTCCACCCCCTCGCCCAAGCCCCTGGCCATCCGCGAGCGCCTTTCCGAAGTGCGCTACGAAATCCGCGGAGAACTGGCGCGGCGAGCCCGGGAGCTGGAAGCGCAGGGCCGCAAGCTGATCAAGCTCAACATCGGCAACCCCGGTGCCTTCGGCTTCCGTGCGCCCGAGCACCTGCAGCGCGCGATCGCCGACGACATGGGCCGCACCGACCCGTACACCCACCAGCAGGGCCTGCCGGTCGCACGCGAAGCCATCGCCGGCTATTACGCCCGCCGTGGCGCGCCCGATGCGCACCCGGACCGTGTCTTCCTCGGCAACGGCGTCAGCGAACTGATCGACCTCTCGCTGCGCGCCCTGCTCAACCCGGGCGACGAAGTGCTGGTGCCCTCGCCCGACTACCCGCTGTGGTCGGCCTCGACCATCCTCAACGATGGCCGCCCGGTGTACTACCGCTGCGCGCCGGAGAACGGCTTCCAGCCGGACCCGAGCGAGATCGAGACGCTGGTCTCTTCGCGCACCCGCGCCATCGTGCTGATCAACCCGAACAATCCCAGCGGCGCCAGCTATCCGCGCGAACTGCTGGAACGCGTGGTGGAGATCGCACGCCGCCACAACCTGCTGCTGCTGGTCGATGAGATCTACGACCAGATCCTCTACGACGACGCGGTGTTCCAGCCGGTCGCGCCGCTGGCCGGCGATCATCCGTGCCTGACCTTCAGCGGCCTGAGCAAGGTGCACCGCGCCTGCGGCTGGCGCGTGGGCTGGGCCCACCTCAGCGGCGACGATGCCCGGCTCGGCGACTTCCGTGCAGCGCTGGACCTGCTTGGCGCGCTGCGCCTGTGCGCCAACGTGCCCGGCCAGTACGCCATCGAGGCCGCCGTGAACGGCCCGGACACCATTTCCGAATTGTGCACGCCCGGTGGCCGCCTGTATGAGACCCGGCGCGCGGTGATCGAGGCCTGCGAAGCCAGCGAGCACCTGTCGCTGGTCGCGCCGGCCGGTGCGCTGTATGCGTTCCCGGCCGTGGTCGGCGCCGCCGCCAAGGGCTTCGACGACCATAACTTCGCGTTGGACCTGATGAACAACGAAGGCGTGCTGGTGGTGCCCGGTTCCAGCTTCAACGTGCCCTACCGCCACCACTTCCGCGTGACCCTGATGCCGGAAGCCTCGGTGATGCGCGATGTGTTCGCCCGCATCGACCGCGTGCTGGCCCGACGTGCCGAGGACGCGACCAAGGTCGTGCCGCTGAAGCCGCGCCGTTCGGTGGCCTGAGCGGTGGCGCTGTCCTATCTGGCGCTGGGCGATTCGTACACCATCGGCGAAGCGGTTGCGGTTGAAGGCCGTTGGCCGCACCAGCTGGCCGCCGCGCTGCGCGCGCAGGGCGTGGACCTGGCCGACCCGCAGACCATCGCCACCACCGGCTGGACTACCGATGAACTGGACGCCGGTATCGACCTGGCTTCGCCACAGGGCCCGTTCGACTTCGTCAGCCTGCTGATCGGCGTCAACAACCAGTACCGCGGGCGCCCGCTGGACGAGTACCGCGCCCAGTTCGAAGCCCTGCTGCAGCGCGCGATCGGCTTTGCCGCCGGTCGCCCCGAGCGGGTGCTGGTGCTGTCCTTCCCGGATTGGGGCGCGACCCCGTTCGGCGCTGGCAGTAGCCGTGACCTGGCCGCGGTCGAGATCGAGACCGACGAGTTCAACGCGGCCGCCGAGGTGATCAGCACCCAGCACAACGTGGCCTTCGTCGATATCACCGACATCAGCCGCGCCCAGGGCGAGGACCCGGCGATGATCGCCGAGGATGGCCTGCATCCCTCGGCGCGGATGTACGCGCTGTGGAGCGAACGGGCGCTGCCGGTGGCCGCGCACCTGCTCGGCCGCGCCGGCTGACATCCCCCAGCGGAGTGGCCCGGGCCAGGATCAGGGCCGGCTGCGACACCCCGGGCCTGGCAGCCCCCACCGCGCCGTGGGGCGATGCGACGCAATGTTCCTGCCCTGCTCATCCCGCGCGATGCCGCCGGGGGTAGAATTGATCATTCGAATTCCCGGAACCCCGACGTCCATGTCCCTCGATCCCGCCCTGCGTTCGCGCATCGAATCCATCCTCAACGACAACCGCGTCGTGCTGTTCATGAAGGGCCAGCCGTCGATGCCGCAGTGCGGTTTCTCGGCCAAGGCCGTGGGCGCCCTGCAGGACCTCGGCGTCGAGTTCGCCCACGTCAACGTGCTGGCCGACCAGGAAATCCGTGAAGGCATCAAGGCCTATGGCGACTGGCCGACCATCCCGCAGCTGTACATCGACGGCGAACTGGTCGGCGGCAGCGACATCGTGCTGCAGATGGCCGCCAGCGGCGAGCTGAGCAGCGTGCTGGGCCTGGCCGCGCCGGACCGCACCCCGCCGAGCATCACCGTGACCCCGGCTGCCGTGGAAATGCTGAAGGGCGCGCTGGCCGACGCCCCGGGCGCCGCGCTGCAGCTGACCATCGACGCTGGCTTCCAGCCGAACTTCCAGCTGGCCCCGCACGACGAAGGCGCGATCGCCGCCGAGTCCAACGGCCTGCGCGTGCAGTTCGACCTGGCCAGCGCCCGTCGCGCCAACGGCATCACCATCGACTGGGTGGACGACATCCGCGGCAAGGGCCTGGCCATCGACAACCCGAACGCGCCCAAGCCGGTGCAGGAAATCAGCGTTCGCGATGCCGACGACCTGGTGCGCGCCGGCAACATCACCCTGGTGGACGTGCGCCCGGCTGACGAACGCGCCATCGCCGCCGTCGGCGTGCCGTTCAAGAGCTTCGACGGCAACGGCCGCGCCGCGCTGGAAGCCCTGCCGAAGGACACGGCGCTGGCGTTCATGTGCCACCACGGTGGCCGCAGCGCGCAGGCCGCCGAGCAGTTCCGTGCGCTGGGCTTCACCAAGGTGTTCAACGTCACCGGCGGCATCAACGCCTGGTCGGAAGACGTGGACAACGGCGTGCCGAAGTACTGATCGGCAGCGGTTGAAACCTACGAAAAACGCCGGCGAACGCCGGCGTTTTTTGCATCCACGCATGGCGTGGATCTACCCCGCAAACCCGCCTTCGGCCAGGTAGTCCAGCTCTTCCGGCGCCGGAATGCGGCCCAGTACCGCGTTGCGATGCGGGAAGCGGCCGAAACGGCGGATGATGTCGCGGTGCAGTTCGGCGTACTGCAGGTATTCCTTGTCGCCCAGTGCGTCGAACATCGCCACCGAACGGTCCTGGTCCAGTGGATCCTCGGAGTGCTCGAACGGCAGGTAGATGAAGGCGCGCAGCTTCGGCACCAGCTGCAGGTCCAGGCCTTCCTCGATCGCGCGCATCGCGTAGTGCCGGGCCAGGCCATCGGTGGCGTAGGAATGGGCGGTACCGCGGAAGCAGTTGCGCGGGAACTGGTCCAGCAGCAGCATCAGCGCCAGCGCGCCCTCGGCGCTGCCCAGCCAATGCTCGCGCGCGCGCGACGCCGCGGCGAAATGCTCATCCAGGAACAACCGGCGGAACTGCGCGTCGAACGCATCGTCGCGGGCGAACCACTTTTCCGGGCCCGCCTCCTTCCAGAATTCCACCACTTGCGCGGCAACGTCCATCACCTACTCCCCAGGGCCGGCGCGCCGCGCCAGGCCATCATCATCATTCGTCGAAGCGCAGGTGGCGGACCGACTTGCCGTTGCGCCGGATAAGCTTAAGCGCCTCGATGCCGATCTGGATATGGTTTTCCACGAACTGGGAGCTGACCTTGGCATCGGAGGCCTCGGTCTTGACCCCGTCGGGGATCATCGGCTGGTCGGACACCAGCAGCAGCGCGCCGCTGGGGATGTGGTTGGCGAAGCCGGCGGCGAACACCGTGGCCGTTTCCATGTCGATGGCCATGCAGCGCATCGCCCGCAGCCGCTCCTTGAAGGCCTCGTCGTGTTCCCAGACCCGGCGGTTGGTGGTGTAGACGGTGCCGGTCCAGTAGTCGTGGCCGAGGTCGCGGATCATGGTCGAGACCGCACGCTGCAGCGCGAACGCCGGCAGCGCCGGCACTTCCGGCGGCAGGTAGTCGCCCGAGGTGCCCTCGCCGCGGATCGCGGCGATCGGCAGCACCAGGTCGCCCAGCTGGTTCTTGCGCTTGAGCCCGCCGCACTTGCCCAGGAACAGCACCGCCTTGGGCATCACCGCCGACAGCAGGTCCATGATGATCGCGGCATTGGGGCTGCCCATGCCGAAGTTGATCATGGTGATGCCGTCGATGGTGGCACTGGCCATCGGCCGGTCCAGGCCGATGACCGGCGCGCCGGTCAGCTCGGAAAAGGTATGCAGGTAGCCGCCGAAGTTGGTCAACAGGATGTGCTGGCCGAACTGGTCCAGGGGCACGCCGGTATAGCGCGGCAGCCAGTTGTCGACGATTTCCTGCTTGCTCTTCATGGGCCGGGGTCCGGGACGGCGGGGGACCGGCTATTTTCGGCCAGACCGGCGGTGCCGTCGAGCCGCCAGCGGCCAGCCTGTGAAGAAGGTCACTTGGCAAGCCCACCACGCCCCGGCTAGCGTCGGCGATTGGACCAAGCCGCAAGCAAGGGGAACTGCATGGCATCGACGTTGTTGCGCGCCGGGGTGGCACTGGCGCTGCTTTCATTGAGTACGGCACCGGCGGTGGGCGCCTCGCGCTTCCTCGCCGATCCCTACCCCAGCACCTACCAGGCGCATCCCGATGCGCCGGTGCTGATCCAGAACGCCACCGTGCTGACCGGCACCGGCCAGCGCCTGGACAACGCCGACGTGCTGCTGCGCGAGGGCCGCATCGTAGCGGTCGGCCAGCAGTTGCAGGCCGACGCCGCCGTCACCCGCATCGATGCCCAGGGCAAGTGGGTCACGCCGGGACTGATCGACGTGCACTCGCACCTGGGCGTGTATCCCAGCCCGGGCGTCGGTGCGCACAGCGACGGCAACGAGATGACCGCGCCGGTCACCGCCAACGTCTGGGCCGAGCATTCGGTGTGGCCGCAGGACCCGGGCTTCGCCACGGCGCTGGCCGGCGGCGTGACCAGCATGCAGGTACTGCCTGGTTCGGCCAACCTGGTCGGTGGCCGCGGCGTGACCCTGAAGAACGTACCGGCGGTGACCTACCAGGCGATGAAGTTCCCCGGCGCGCCGTGGGGCCTGAAAATGGCCTGCGGCGAGAACCCCAAGCGGGTCTACGGCGAAGGCAAGGGCGTGGCCCCGGCCACGCG from the Stenotrophomonas maltophilia genome contains:
- a CDS encoding TonB-dependent receptor encodes the protein MQTRHLTIAVAIALSAASAHAATVADAGANASTDAALSAQTLDTVSVIGQGETRQVQRITAVDKQVLPPGTSGQKILDRLPGVSVQSNDAFGANEESQTISLRGFDKSRLGYTLDGIPLGDNSYGNYNGLSIARAIIAENLAGAELSQGIGSLGVASTSNLGGTIQYFSMDPSTEFGGRASVTVGDNNQRRGYLRVDTGDINGFSAYVSGVHQDQDMWAAPHQNQTTRQFNAKAVWNVGDHRFGAFVATSRASQANYAYLSKDMLARGLGYDWNIYAPDWDRAVAAAYCAPGTFNASKCKFSGNVRSIDDAYYQSRALRDDNLYSVDADLRLGEQGRLKLLAYHHDNRGQGHWWAPGQPSYPGTDKMLPISIRSTNYTINRDGLTAALSWTVGIHELEAGLWFEQNDHNVSRNFYYISGPFLDDLYLKNPDRLLFNQDFDIRTRQFYVQDRMRFLDQRLTVDVGIKSPNTRMRATANPGVETSIASGTLTAKESVLPQVGLGFKLNANNELFASYAENIAAFVGGGSGGPLQVSPESFAASAGLEPEKSKSLEAGFRTFGEKYQASIAAYNVKFDNRLLSLNPCSSIEVGTRPECVTRFINVGSVKSHGAELTFILKPIDGLQWYNALSWNKTTYEDDYTSGGAIVPVAGKITVDTPQRMASSEISWNRDGFFASLRAKYTGKRYYTYTNDQSVPGVTTFDAGAGYDFGPGFGLRNVRVSLNATNLTNKRYAGQLSSFAPTDPNGTRYAIHASAPRQVFMTVAAEF
- a CDS encoding flavohemoglobin expression-modulating QEGLA motif protein; the protein is MEPTATLDREVAHHAALDARLVEAVGGIRLLGLTSWPATVQAPFLDSVARGQPVLPKVDYPRLDFSEERSALAAIAADCDDSHPLGHYVRQSAQSWDLAAQLLEGLGTAAVDTCSVQLFGAPEQPLPGNGPSTREAARHFIQIAAELDHELLAPEEQVPVSAIALQLQLQNDLDAFFESRIIQVQLDPELVSKAAAGPTRIRLRTSARFSAYDRAQLFHHEALVHSLTALNGREQPVLPSLALSSPRVTATQEGLATFAEQITGSIDIERLKRISLRTEAIAMAREGADFIEVFRYFCDAGQNTEESFASAQRVFRGVPPSGGLAFTKDTVYLRGLVSVHTFFRHMLAEDRLQVCRWLFAGKMSLTDAIAFAPLFESGVLKPPRWLPHWVSRANGLAGMLAFSLFANRIRMDQLAPE
- the rsgA gene encoding ribosome small subunit-dependent GTPase A — encoded protein: MAAMTQTPDFTALQTIGWPWPGPAQQADWQAAMAAHPQARPARVIEQHRTHYVVADGPDASIKAESLPEWQRPRFPSHERPAVGDWVLLDGIRIVALLPRRTAIKRGAAGEHYHQQVIAANIDTVFIVCGLDADFNPRRIERYLLLVGGGGAEPVVVLTKADQTEYSEDALAVLEELEMQGIALHAINGLDADSVAVLQPWLGPGRTVVLVGSSGAGKSTLTNTLLGEQRMKTNAVRANDSRGRHTTTHRALMPLPTGACLIDTPGMRELKPTGEETLSEGGFADIEALAAQCRFNDCKHQQEPGCAVRAAIDAGEIEESRLLNYFKLKEEVAAAAAKLAVRQAETAQERGGRKGKGQQFRPAGKPRRR
- a CDS encoding pyridoxal phosphate-dependent aminotransferase: MSTPSPKPLAIRERLSEVRYEIRGELARRARELEAQGRKLIKLNIGNPGAFGFRAPEHLQRAIADDMGRTDPYTHQQGLPVAREAIAGYYARRGAPDAHPDRVFLGNGVSELIDLSLRALLNPGDEVLVPSPDYPLWSASTILNDGRPVYYRCAPENGFQPDPSEIETLVSSRTRAIVLINPNNPSGASYPRELLERVVEIARRHNLLLLVDEIYDQILYDDAVFQPVAPLAGDHPCLTFSGLSKVHRACGWRVGWAHLSGDDARLGDFRAALDLLGALRLCANVPGQYAIEAAVNGPDTISELCTPGGRLYETRRAVIEACEASEHLSLVAPAGALYAFPAVVGAAAKGFDDHNFALDLMNNEGVLVVPGSSFNVPYRHHFRVTLMPEASVMRDVFARIDRVLARRAEDATKVVPLKPRRSVA
- a CDS encoding SGNH/GDSL hydrolase family protein, which produces MALSYLALGDSYTIGEAVAVEGRWPHQLAAALRAQGVDLADPQTIATTGWTTDELDAGIDLASPQGPFDFVSLLIGVNNQYRGRPLDEYRAQFEALLQRAIGFAAGRPERVLVLSFPDWGATPFGAGSSRDLAAVEIETDEFNAAAEVISTQHNVAFVDITDISRAQGEDPAMIAEDGLHPSARMYALWSERALPVAAHLLGRAG
- the grxD gene encoding Grx4 family monothiol glutaredoxin, which gives rise to MSLDPALRSRIESILNDNRVVLFMKGQPSMPQCGFSAKAVGALQDLGVEFAHVNVLADQEIREGIKAYGDWPTIPQLYIDGELVGGSDIVLQMAASGELSSVLGLAAPDRTPPSITVTPAAVEMLKGALADAPGAALQLTIDAGFQPNFQLAPHDEGAIAAESNGLRVQFDLASARRANGITIDWVDDIRGKGLAIDNPNAPKPVQEISVRDADDLVRAGNITLVDVRPADERAIAAVGVPFKSFDGNGRAALEALPKDTALAFMCHHGGRSAQAAEQFRALGFTKVFNVTGGINAWSEDVDNGVPKY
- a CDS encoding DUF924 family protein; translated protein: MDVAAQVVEFWKEAGPEKWFARDDAFDAQFRRLFLDEHFAAASRAREHWLGSAEGALALMLLLDQFPRNCFRGTAHSYATDGLARHYAMRAIEEGLDLQLVPKLRAFIYLPFEHSEDPLDQDRSVAMFDALGDKEYLQYAELHRDIIRRFGRFPHRNAVLGRIPAPEELDYLAEGGFAG
- a CDS encoding AMP nucleosidase — encoded protein: MKSKQEIVDNWLPRYTGVPLDQFGQHILLTNFGGYLHTFSELTGAPVIGLDRPMASATIDGITMINFGMGSPNAAIIMDLLSAVMPKAVLFLGKCGGLKRKNQLGDLVLPIAAIRGEGTSGDYLPPEVPALPAFALQRAVSTMIRDLGHDYWTGTVYTTNRRVWEHDEAFKERLRAMRCMAIDMETATVFAAGFANHIPSGALLLVSDQPMIPDGVKTEASDAKVSSQFVENHIQIGIEALKLIRRNGKSVRHLRFDE